One Solanum lycopersicum chromosome 4, SLM_r2.1 DNA window includes the following coding sequences:
- the LOC101267523 gene encoding protein ESSENTIAL FOR POTEXVIRUS ACCUMULATION 1 isoform X2, translated as MGDKTQFDSRHSQISKDVQGPNDSIPLSPQWLLPKPGESKAGMVTGDNHLNAHPGYPIRSELAKFPGMSEDMHDNQKKKDVFRPSVLDMESGRRDRWRDEERDTNSAVRRDRWREGDKEIGDGRKVERWSDSSGRHHGEVRRGPGERWTDSGNRDSNHDQRRESKWNTRWGPDEKEADAVREKWSNPSKDAEMHLEKGSPGLAYHGKDDREGDHYRPWRSTSHGRGRSEPTHQTFTPNKQVPTFSHGRGREDGATPTFSLGRGRAVSGGSPMIKGSLHVQSVGAFSEKAESVSSPIRYSRLKMLDVYRGTDMQSCSNFSDVIVQVPSLTQDEPLEPLALCAPSQEELAILKGIDKGDVLSSGAPQTTKDGTLARNSTEHTQPRRGKLGSREDLSFDDSREESTDNAKGGYLNHPEVSVEDSILHRERESVNRDPSTPGHSPVPHGGGLWRSSSIGARSHLAANDARDLPTDIRSRTSDIGWLQSQKDKNTDRERDLTDPSYTKNEGSKWQFGDDPILKRQLSAAMDKELEMRKISQSSPEDLVLYYKDPQGAIQGPFSGSDIIGWFEAGYFGIDLLVRLAAAPHDSPFYLLGDVMPHLRAKARPPPGFGAPKPNADAPGGLNASSFTKLHAGSSEIDTVNSEMNYKHNSTEAENRFLESLMAGKVGHAPLDKFSQSEGIPAYGANSIGAVPPMGAESGENLFLLAKKMALERQKSLPKPFPLWPGRDASPVVPNADIVQDPLPHSQRPSMAENIRQQSHNQNVDLMSLLQGIPDRSAGISSGISGWSNFSVQGGLEPLQERMEMHQGQSMPPQSAFGMQQQRLHPQNPPMTNLLGAMDNTSSILATEKLLSSGVQDPQLLNLLQQQYLLQLQSQAGQGPQQLSVLDKLLMLKQQQQKHEEQQLILRQQQQLLSQVLSDQHPHQRFGEQPYGKLPNPGISAGNASMDPNHFPPSHNLFPVNTQIQLPVMEEAHPLNFALPSSISQDVCQISETSKVHLPHQMFGDSSSQRSWGLVEQIDDIQLKVPGMATAMIDPSSHTEFTSKHHLEKGSENNEPPATTSEIASHFPHVEQLEKAAMPPPPAVDNDLHQKNRVESPPAAAPSEPQIEGDLHDGLSVTKELKSVETREVKKSSEKKSRKQKSTKGQTSDLPKGASKSQSSKPLQSDAPIASDSSSVSVDKATAVGPGRRESRPEVAIADVVDEYPGQNPPISQSNTQVQSGQRAWKPAPGFKPKSLLEIQEEEQRRAQAEITTTEVATSLSSLSVSTPWAGFVTNSDHKLVRDTQQDAASTDLNMNNSDVSLDQKTKKSQLHDVLAENTLAKSSDRERDFPDMTSVQPSVSVNDDDNFIEAKETKKSRKRSAKSKGAGAKASMPTAASEVAVASSPIDKVKSLRQVQPDQEVLPAIPSGPSLGDFVVWKGESASSATIPVPAWSTDSGKPSKPTSLRDILKEQEKKVASGQQHIPVPTQKSVPNPPARVGGPSWSSSSPAKAASPIQINSQAGAYSKNKVEDDLFWGPIDHPKQESKQSEYPQLGSQGSWGSKTTPVKGSPGGSLSRQKSVSSKPAERLLSSSPASGHSSLKGKKDALTKHSEAMDFREWCENECDRLIGTRDTSFLDFCFKQSKSEAEMLLIENLGSYDPDHEFIDKFLNYKDFLPADVFDMAFQGRNDRKVTGASAKNVTSNSVGFDQGNSSVQDWATKGGKKKGKKGKKVNLSELGFNVVSNRIMMGEIQTVED; from the exons ATGGGTGACAAAACGCAATTTGATTCTCGCCATAGTCAGATCTCCAAag ATGTGCAAGGACCCAACGATTCCATTCCGCTTTCACCGCAGTGGCTTCTGCCAAAACCAGGGGAAAGTAAGGCTGGGATGGTCACCGGG GACAACCATCTCAATGCACATCCGGGGTATCCTATTCGTTCAGAGTTAGCAAAATTTCCTGGGATGAGTGAAGATATGCATGATaatcaaaagaagaaagatgtgTTTAGGCCATCTGTGCTCGATATGGAATCAGGTCGACGGGATCGCTGGCGTGATGAAGAAAGGGACACCAATTCTGCTGTTCGAAGGGACCGCTGGAGGGAGGGAGATAAGGAGATTGGTGATGGCCGCAAGGTGGAGCGCTGGTCGGACTCCTCTGGCAGACATCATGGAGAAGTACGACGTGGTCCAGGTGAAAGATGGACCGATTCTGGAAATAGGGATAGCAATCACGATCAGCGTCGAGAGAGCAAATGGAACACGCGCTGGGGACCTGATGAGAAGGAAGCAGATGCTGTGCGTGAGAAATGGAGCAACCCTAGCAAAGATGCTGAAATGCATCTTGAGAAGGGGTCGCCAGGTCTTGCCTATCATGGAAAGGATGATAGAGAGGGTGACCACTATCGGCCATGGAGATCTACGTCTCACGGCCGAGGAAGGTCTGAACCTACTCATCAGACTTTTACTCCAAACAAACAAGTTCCTACATTTTCTCATGGCCGGGGACGTGAAGATGGTGCTACCCCTACTTTTTCTCTAGGTAGGGGTCGTGCTGTCTCTGGAGGGAGCCCCATGATTAAAGGCTCTCTTCATGTGCAGTCAGTCGGGGCATTCTCGGAGAAAGCTGAAAGTGTTTCCTCTCCTATACGATACAGTCGGTTAAAAATGCTTGATGTGTACAGAGGGACGGACATGCAGTCCTGTAGCAACTTTTCGGATGTGATTGTGCAAGTTCCTTCACTTACACAAGATGAACCTCTGGAGCCTCTCGCATTATGTGCACCCAGTCAGGAGGAATTG GCTATCTTGAAGGGAATTGACAAGGGGGATGTTCTGAGTAGTGGAGCTCCACAGACTACTAAAGATGGAACATTAGCTCGAAACTCAACTGAACATACTCAACCAAGGCGCGGCAAACTAG GTAGCAGAGAAGATTTATCTTTTGATGATTCAAGAGAAGAAAGTACCGACAATGCCAAAGGTGGTTATTTGAATCACCCAGAAG TTTCAGTAGAGGACAGTATTCTTCATAGAGAACGGGAGTCGGTCAATAGAGATCCAAGCACACCAGGACACTCACCTGTTCCTCATGGTGGCGGCTTATGGCGATCCTCTTCAATTGGTGCACGTTCACATCTGGCGGCTAATGATGCTAGAGATTTGCCAACGGATATCAGGTCAAGAACATCTGATATTGGATGGCTACAGAGCCAGAAAGATAAGAATACTGATCGGGAAAGAGATCTTACAGATCCTTCTTACACCAAAAACGAAGGATCTAAATGGCAGTTTGGGGATGATCCTATTCTGAAAAGGCAATTATCTGCTGCTATGGACAAAGAGTTGGAGATGAGGAAAATTTCACAGTCATCTCCGGAGGACCTAGTTCTATATTACAAAGATCCACAAGGTGCAATTCAAGGTCCTTTCTCAGGTAGTGATattattggatggtttgaggcTGGATATTTTGGTATTGATTTGCTAGTTCGATTAGCTGCTGCACCACATGATTCACCATTTTATCTGCTGGGGGATGTTATGCCCCACTTGCGTGCTAAGGCTCGGCCACCACCTGGATTTGGAGCGCCAAAGCCAAATGCAGATGCTCCAGGGGGTTTGAATGCGAGCAGCTTCACTAAACTTCATGCAGGTTCAAGTGAGATTGATACGGTAAATAGTGAAATGAATTACAAGCATAACTCAACAGAGGCTGAAAATAGATTTTTGGAGTCACTGATGGCTGGCAAAGTAGGCCATGCACCGCTTGACAAGTTTTCTCAGTCTGAAG GCATTCCGGCTTATGGTGCAAATAGCATTGGTGCTGTTCCTCCTATGGGAGCTGAAAGTGGAGAAAATCTGTTTCTCTTGGCTAAAAAAATGGCTCTTGAGAGACAGAAATCTCTACCAAAGCCTTTTCCTCTTTGGCCTGGGAGAGATGCATCACCTGTTGTTCCAAATGCGGATATTGTTCAGGATCCTTTGCCTCATTCTCAACGGCCTTCAATGGCTGAAAATATCCGTCAACAGTCCCATAATCAGAATGTTGATTTGATGTCTCTACTTCAGGGCATACCAGACAGATCAGCTGGCATTAGTAGCGGCATTAGTGGTTGGTCTAATTTCTCCGTCCAAGGGGGATTAGAACCGCTTCAGGAAAGGATGGAGATGCATCAAGGTCAGAGTATGCCCCCACAATCTGCATTTGGAATGCAACAACAGAGGCTACACCCACAGAATCCACCTATGACCAACTTACTAGGTGCCATGGATAATACTTCCAGCATTTTGGCTACTGAAAAGCTACTTTCATCTGGAGTTCAAGATCCACAGCTGTTAAATCTATTGCAACAACAGTACTTGCTGCAGCTACAGTCTCAGGCAGGACAAGGACCGCAACAATTGTCAGTGTTAGACAAGTTGTTGATGCTCAAGCAGCAGCAGCAGAAACATGAAGAACAGCAACTAATATTGCGCCAGCAGCAGCAGTTGCTCTCTCAAGTGCTGTCTGATCAGCATCCTCATCAGCGATTTGGTGAACAACCTTATGGCAAGTTGCCGAATCCTGGCATATCTGCAGGAAATGCTTCTATGGATCCTAATCATTTCCCGCCTTCACATAATTTGTTTCCAGTGAATACACAAATACAACTTCCTGTTATGGAAGAAGCTCATCCCTTAAATTTCGCCTTGCCCTCGAGCATTTCTCAGGATGTCTGCCAAATATCTGAGACCTCAAAAGTGCACTTGCCACATCAAATGTTCGGAGATTCTTCCAGTCAAAGGAGTTGGGGTTTAGTGGAACAAATTGATGATATTCAACTGAAGGTCCCAGGGATGGCAACAGCCATGATTGATCCATCATCACATACAGAATTTACCAGCAAACATCACCTAGAGAAGGGTTCTGAAAACAATGAACCTCCAGCCACCACTTCTGAAATTGCCTCTCATTTTCCACATGTAGAGCAGTTAGAAAAGGCAGCTATGCCACCACCACCAGCTGTTGATAATGACTTGCATCAGAAAAACAGGGTTGAATCACCACCAGCTGCAGCTCCCTCAGAACCACAGATTGAAGGAGATTTACATGATGGGCTGTCTGTCACCAAGGAACTGAAAAGTGTTGAAACCCGAGAAGTTAAAAAATCATCTGAAAAGAAGTCCAGGAAGCAAAAGTCCACTAAGGGGCAAACTTCGGACTTACCAAAGGGAGCTTCTAAGTCACAGTCATCAAAACCCTTACAATCTGATGCTCCAATTGCTTCTGATTCATCATCTGTTTCAGTCGATAAAGCTACAGCTGTAGGTCCAGGAAGAAGAGAGAGCAGACCCGAAGTTGCTATTGCTGATGTTGTGGATGAATATCCAGGGCAAAACCCACCAATTTCACAGTCCAACACCCAAGTACAGTCTGGACAGCGAGCTTGGAAACCTGCTCCTGGTTTCAAGCCGAAGTCATTGTTGGAAATTCAAGAGGAAGAGCAGAGGAGAGCACAAGCAGAAATAACTACTACAGAGGTCGCCACATCTCTGAGCTCCTTAAGTGTGTCTACTCCATGGGCTGGATTTGTTACTAATTCAGATCATAAATTAGTTAGAGATACTCAGCAAGATGCTGCCAGCACTGATTTGAATATGAATAACTCAGATGTTTCTCTCGACCAGAAGACTAAGAAAAGTCAATTGCATGACGTACTGGCTGAGAACACTTTGGCCAAGTCAAGcgatagagagagagattttCCTGATATGACATCTGTTCAACCTTCCGTGTCTGTCAATGATGATGACAACTTTATTGAAGCTAAAGAAACTAAAAAGAGCCGCAAAAGATCTGCAAAATCTAAGGGAGCAGGAGCAAAGGCCTCAATGCCCACAGCTGCTTCCGAGGTGGCTGTTGCATCAAGTCCTATTGACAAAGTCAAAAGCTTGCGTCAGGTACAACCTGATCAGGAAGTATTACCTGCTATACCATCTGGTCCTTCGCTAGGAGATTTTGTTGTTTGGAAGGGTGAGTCTGCAAGTTCTGCTACTATTCCTGTTCCAGCATGGTCCACTGACTCTGGGAAACCCTCAAAACCCACATCCTTGCGGGACATCCTAAAGGAACAAGAAAAGAAGGTTGCTTCTGGACAGCAGCATATACCAGTGCCAACACAGAAATCTGTGCCAAATCCACCTGCGAGAGTAGGTGGTCCATCATGGTCTAGTTCATCGCCCGCCAAGGCTGCGTCTCCTATTCAGATTAACTCACAAGCTGGCgcttattcaaaaaataaagtgGAGGACGATTTGTTTTGGGGCCCAATAGATCATCCCAAGCAAGAGTCAAAGCA ATCTGAATATCCTCAGCTTGGAAGTCAAGGCAGTTGGGGAAGCAAGACCACACCAGTGAAAGGAAGTCCTGGTGGTTCATTGAGCAGGCAAAAGTCTGTCAGCAGTAAGCCTGCAGAACGTCTACTATCCTCATCTCCTGCGTCAGGTCACTCGTCCCTGAAAGGGAAGAAGGATGCTTTGACAAAGCATTCAG AAGCAATGGATTTCAGAGAATGGTGTGAGAATGAATGTGATAGGCTCATTGGTACAAGAG ATACCAGCTTTCTGGACTTCTGTTTCAAGCAATCCAAGTCAGAGGCTGAAATGCTTCTGATAGAGAATCTTGGCTCTTATGATCCTGATCATGAATTCATTGACAAGTTCCTCAATTACAAAGACTTTTTGCCTGCGGATGTTTTTGACATGGCCTTCCAGGGTCGTAATGATCGTAAGGTCACTGGTGCAAGTGCCAAAAATGTGACTTCTAACAGTGTTGGCTTTGACCAGGGCAACTCAAGTGTTCAGGATTGGGCCACAAAGGGAGGAAAGAAGAAGGGTAAGAAGGGCAAGAAGGTTAACCTTTCAGAGTTGGGCTTCAATGTGGTTAGCAACCGGATAATGATGGGAGAGATTCAGACTGTAGAAGATTAG
- the LOC101267523 gene encoding protein ESSENTIAL FOR POTEXVIRUS ACCUMULATION 1 isoform X1: MGDKTQFDSRHSQISKDVQGPNDSIPLSPQWLLPKPGESKAGMVTGDNHLNAHPGYPIRSELAKFPGMSEDMHDNQKKKDVFRPSVLDMESGRRDRWRDEERDTNSAVRRDRWREGDKEIGDGRKVERWSDSSGRHHGEVRRGPGERWTDSGNRDSNHDQRRESKWNTRWGPDEKEADAVREKWSNPSKDAEMHLEKGSPGLAYHGKDDREGDHYRPWRSTSHGRGRSEPTHQTFTPNKQVPTFSHGRGREDGATPTFSLGRGRAVSGGSPMIKGSLHVQSVGAFSEKAESVSSPIRYSRLKMLDVYRGTDMQSCSNFSDVIVQVPSLTQDEPLEPLALCAPSQEELAILKGIDKGDVLSSGAPQTTKDGTLARNSTEHTQPRRGKLGSREDLSFDDSREESTDNAKGGYLNHPEVSVEDSILHRERESVNRDPSTPGHSPVPHGGGLWRSSSIGARSHLAANDARDLPTDIRSRTSDIGWLQSQKDKNTDRERDLTDPSYTKNEGSKWQFGDDPILKRQLSAAMDKELEMRKISQSSPEDLVLYYKDPQGAIQGPFSGSDIIGWFEAGYFGIDLLVRLAAAPHDSPFYLLGDVMPHLRAKARPPPGFGAPKPNADAPGGLNASSFTKLHAGSSEIDTVNSEMNYKHNSTEAENRFLESLMAGKVGHAPLDKFSQSEAGIPAYGANSIGAVPPMGAESGENLFLLAKKMALERQKSLPKPFPLWPGRDASPVVPNADIVQDPLPHSQRPSMAENIRQQSHNQNVDLMSLLQGIPDRSAGISSGISGWSNFSVQGGLEPLQERMEMHQGQSMPPQSAFGMQQQRLHPQNPPMTNLLGAMDNTSSILATEKLLSSGVQDPQLLNLLQQQYLLQLQSQAGQGPQQLSVLDKLLMLKQQQQKHEEQQLILRQQQQLLSQVLSDQHPHQRFGEQPYGKLPNPGISAGNASMDPNHFPPSHNLFPVNTQIQLPVMEEAHPLNFALPSSISQDVCQISETSKVHLPHQMFGDSSSQRSWGLVEQIDDIQLKVPGMATAMIDPSSHTEFTSKHHLEKGSENNEPPATTSEIASHFPHVEQLEKAAMPPPPAVDNDLHQKNRVESPPAAAPSEPQIEGDLHDGLSVTKELKSVETREVKKSSEKKSRKQKSTKGQTSDLPKGASKSQSSKPLQSDAPIASDSSSVSVDKATAVGPGRRESRPEVAIADVVDEYPGQNPPISQSNTQVQSGQRAWKPAPGFKPKSLLEIQEEEQRRAQAEITTTEVATSLSSLSVSTPWAGFVTNSDHKLVRDTQQDAASTDLNMNNSDVSLDQKTKKSQLHDVLAENTLAKSSDRERDFPDMTSVQPSVSVNDDDNFIEAKETKKSRKRSAKSKGAGAKASMPTAASEVAVASSPIDKVKSLRQVQPDQEVLPAIPSGPSLGDFVVWKGESASSATIPVPAWSTDSGKPSKPTSLRDILKEQEKKVASGQQHIPVPTQKSVPNPPARVGGPSWSSSSPAKAASPIQINSQAGAYSKNKVEDDLFWGPIDHPKQESKQSEYPQLGSQGSWGSKTTPVKGSPGGSLSRQKSVSSKPAERLLSSSPASGHSSLKGKKDALTKHSEAMDFREWCENECDRLIGTRDTSFLDFCFKQSKSEAEMLLIENLGSYDPDHEFIDKFLNYKDFLPADVFDMAFQGRNDRKVTGASAKNVTSNSVGFDQGNSSVQDWATKGGKKKGKKGKKVNLSELGFNVVSNRIMMGEIQTVED, translated from the exons ATGGGTGACAAAACGCAATTTGATTCTCGCCATAGTCAGATCTCCAAag ATGTGCAAGGACCCAACGATTCCATTCCGCTTTCACCGCAGTGGCTTCTGCCAAAACCAGGGGAAAGTAAGGCTGGGATGGTCACCGGG GACAACCATCTCAATGCACATCCGGGGTATCCTATTCGTTCAGAGTTAGCAAAATTTCCTGGGATGAGTGAAGATATGCATGATaatcaaaagaagaaagatgtgTTTAGGCCATCTGTGCTCGATATGGAATCAGGTCGACGGGATCGCTGGCGTGATGAAGAAAGGGACACCAATTCTGCTGTTCGAAGGGACCGCTGGAGGGAGGGAGATAAGGAGATTGGTGATGGCCGCAAGGTGGAGCGCTGGTCGGACTCCTCTGGCAGACATCATGGAGAAGTACGACGTGGTCCAGGTGAAAGATGGACCGATTCTGGAAATAGGGATAGCAATCACGATCAGCGTCGAGAGAGCAAATGGAACACGCGCTGGGGACCTGATGAGAAGGAAGCAGATGCTGTGCGTGAGAAATGGAGCAACCCTAGCAAAGATGCTGAAATGCATCTTGAGAAGGGGTCGCCAGGTCTTGCCTATCATGGAAAGGATGATAGAGAGGGTGACCACTATCGGCCATGGAGATCTACGTCTCACGGCCGAGGAAGGTCTGAACCTACTCATCAGACTTTTACTCCAAACAAACAAGTTCCTACATTTTCTCATGGCCGGGGACGTGAAGATGGTGCTACCCCTACTTTTTCTCTAGGTAGGGGTCGTGCTGTCTCTGGAGGGAGCCCCATGATTAAAGGCTCTCTTCATGTGCAGTCAGTCGGGGCATTCTCGGAGAAAGCTGAAAGTGTTTCCTCTCCTATACGATACAGTCGGTTAAAAATGCTTGATGTGTACAGAGGGACGGACATGCAGTCCTGTAGCAACTTTTCGGATGTGATTGTGCAAGTTCCTTCACTTACACAAGATGAACCTCTGGAGCCTCTCGCATTATGTGCACCCAGTCAGGAGGAATTG GCTATCTTGAAGGGAATTGACAAGGGGGATGTTCTGAGTAGTGGAGCTCCACAGACTACTAAAGATGGAACATTAGCTCGAAACTCAACTGAACATACTCAACCAAGGCGCGGCAAACTAG GTAGCAGAGAAGATTTATCTTTTGATGATTCAAGAGAAGAAAGTACCGACAATGCCAAAGGTGGTTATTTGAATCACCCAGAAG TTTCAGTAGAGGACAGTATTCTTCATAGAGAACGGGAGTCGGTCAATAGAGATCCAAGCACACCAGGACACTCACCTGTTCCTCATGGTGGCGGCTTATGGCGATCCTCTTCAATTGGTGCACGTTCACATCTGGCGGCTAATGATGCTAGAGATTTGCCAACGGATATCAGGTCAAGAACATCTGATATTGGATGGCTACAGAGCCAGAAAGATAAGAATACTGATCGGGAAAGAGATCTTACAGATCCTTCTTACACCAAAAACGAAGGATCTAAATGGCAGTTTGGGGATGATCCTATTCTGAAAAGGCAATTATCTGCTGCTATGGACAAAGAGTTGGAGATGAGGAAAATTTCACAGTCATCTCCGGAGGACCTAGTTCTATATTACAAAGATCCACAAGGTGCAATTCAAGGTCCTTTCTCAGGTAGTGATattattggatggtttgaggcTGGATATTTTGGTATTGATTTGCTAGTTCGATTAGCTGCTGCACCACATGATTCACCATTTTATCTGCTGGGGGATGTTATGCCCCACTTGCGTGCTAAGGCTCGGCCACCACCTGGATTTGGAGCGCCAAAGCCAAATGCAGATGCTCCAGGGGGTTTGAATGCGAGCAGCTTCACTAAACTTCATGCAGGTTCAAGTGAGATTGATACGGTAAATAGTGAAATGAATTACAAGCATAACTCAACAGAGGCTGAAAATAGATTTTTGGAGTCACTGATGGCTGGCAAAGTAGGCCATGCACCGCTTGACAAGTTTTCTCAGTCTGAAG CAGGCATTCCGGCTTATGGTGCAAATAGCATTGGTGCTGTTCCTCCTATGGGAGCTGAAAGTGGAGAAAATCTGTTTCTCTTGGCTAAAAAAATGGCTCTTGAGAGACAGAAATCTCTACCAAAGCCTTTTCCTCTTTGGCCTGGGAGAGATGCATCACCTGTTGTTCCAAATGCGGATATTGTTCAGGATCCTTTGCCTCATTCTCAACGGCCTTCAATGGCTGAAAATATCCGTCAACAGTCCCATAATCAGAATGTTGATTTGATGTCTCTACTTCAGGGCATACCAGACAGATCAGCTGGCATTAGTAGCGGCATTAGTGGTTGGTCTAATTTCTCCGTCCAAGGGGGATTAGAACCGCTTCAGGAAAGGATGGAGATGCATCAAGGTCAGAGTATGCCCCCACAATCTGCATTTGGAATGCAACAACAGAGGCTACACCCACAGAATCCACCTATGACCAACTTACTAGGTGCCATGGATAATACTTCCAGCATTTTGGCTACTGAAAAGCTACTTTCATCTGGAGTTCAAGATCCACAGCTGTTAAATCTATTGCAACAACAGTACTTGCTGCAGCTACAGTCTCAGGCAGGACAAGGACCGCAACAATTGTCAGTGTTAGACAAGTTGTTGATGCTCAAGCAGCAGCAGCAGAAACATGAAGAACAGCAACTAATATTGCGCCAGCAGCAGCAGTTGCTCTCTCAAGTGCTGTCTGATCAGCATCCTCATCAGCGATTTGGTGAACAACCTTATGGCAAGTTGCCGAATCCTGGCATATCTGCAGGAAATGCTTCTATGGATCCTAATCATTTCCCGCCTTCACATAATTTGTTTCCAGTGAATACACAAATACAACTTCCTGTTATGGAAGAAGCTCATCCCTTAAATTTCGCCTTGCCCTCGAGCATTTCTCAGGATGTCTGCCAAATATCTGAGACCTCAAAAGTGCACTTGCCACATCAAATGTTCGGAGATTCTTCCAGTCAAAGGAGTTGGGGTTTAGTGGAACAAATTGATGATATTCAACTGAAGGTCCCAGGGATGGCAACAGCCATGATTGATCCATCATCACATACAGAATTTACCAGCAAACATCACCTAGAGAAGGGTTCTGAAAACAATGAACCTCCAGCCACCACTTCTGAAATTGCCTCTCATTTTCCACATGTAGAGCAGTTAGAAAAGGCAGCTATGCCACCACCACCAGCTGTTGATAATGACTTGCATCAGAAAAACAGGGTTGAATCACCACCAGCTGCAGCTCCCTCAGAACCACAGATTGAAGGAGATTTACATGATGGGCTGTCTGTCACCAAGGAACTGAAAAGTGTTGAAACCCGAGAAGTTAAAAAATCATCTGAAAAGAAGTCCAGGAAGCAAAAGTCCACTAAGGGGCAAACTTCGGACTTACCAAAGGGAGCTTCTAAGTCACAGTCATCAAAACCCTTACAATCTGATGCTCCAATTGCTTCTGATTCATCATCTGTTTCAGTCGATAAAGCTACAGCTGTAGGTCCAGGAAGAAGAGAGAGCAGACCCGAAGTTGCTATTGCTGATGTTGTGGATGAATATCCAGGGCAAAACCCACCAATTTCACAGTCCAACACCCAAGTACAGTCTGGACAGCGAGCTTGGAAACCTGCTCCTGGTTTCAAGCCGAAGTCATTGTTGGAAATTCAAGAGGAAGAGCAGAGGAGAGCACAAGCAGAAATAACTACTACAGAGGTCGCCACATCTCTGAGCTCCTTAAGTGTGTCTACTCCATGGGCTGGATTTGTTACTAATTCAGATCATAAATTAGTTAGAGATACTCAGCAAGATGCTGCCAGCACTGATTTGAATATGAATAACTCAGATGTTTCTCTCGACCAGAAGACTAAGAAAAGTCAATTGCATGACGTACTGGCTGAGAACACTTTGGCCAAGTCAAGcgatagagagagagattttCCTGATATGACATCTGTTCAACCTTCCGTGTCTGTCAATGATGATGACAACTTTATTGAAGCTAAAGAAACTAAAAAGAGCCGCAAAAGATCTGCAAAATCTAAGGGAGCAGGAGCAAAGGCCTCAATGCCCACAGCTGCTTCCGAGGTGGCTGTTGCATCAAGTCCTATTGACAAAGTCAAAAGCTTGCGTCAGGTACAACCTGATCAGGAAGTATTACCTGCTATACCATCTGGTCCTTCGCTAGGAGATTTTGTTGTTTGGAAGGGTGAGTCTGCAAGTTCTGCTACTATTCCTGTTCCAGCATGGTCCACTGACTCTGGGAAACCCTCAAAACCCACATCCTTGCGGGACATCCTAAAGGAACAAGAAAAGAAGGTTGCTTCTGGACAGCAGCATATACCAGTGCCAACACAGAAATCTGTGCCAAATCCACCTGCGAGAGTAGGTGGTCCATCATGGTCTAGTTCATCGCCCGCCAAGGCTGCGTCTCCTATTCAGATTAACTCACAAGCTGGCgcttattcaaaaaataaagtgGAGGACGATTTGTTTTGGGGCCCAATAGATCATCCCAAGCAAGAGTCAAAGCA ATCTGAATATCCTCAGCTTGGAAGTCAAGGCAGTTGGGGAAGCAAGACCACACCAGTGAAAGGAAGTCCTGGTGGTTCATTGAGCAGGCAAAAGTCTGTCAGCAGTAAGCCTGCAGAACGTCTACTATCCTCATCTCCTGCGTCAGGTCACTCGTCCCTGAAAGGGAAGAAGGATGCTTTGACAAAGCATTCAG AAGCAATGGATTTCAGAGAATGGTGTGAGAATGAATGTGATAGGCTCATTGGTACAAGAG ATACCAGCTTTCTGGACTTCTGTTTCAAGCAATCCAAGTCAGAGGCTGAAATGCTTCTGATAGAGAATCTTGGCTCTTATGATCCTGATCATGAATTCATTGACAAGTTCCTCAATTACAAAGACTTTTTGCCTGCGGATGTTTTTGACATGGCCTTCCAGGGTCGTAATGATCGTAAGGTCACTGGTGCAAGTGCCAAAAATGTGACTTCTAACAGTGTTGGCTTTGACCAGGGCAACTCAAGTGTTCAGGATTGGGCCACAAAGGGAGGAAAGAAGAAGGGTAAGAAGGGCAAGAAGGTTAACCTTTCAGAGTTGGGCTTCAATGTGGTTAGCAACCGGATAATGATGGGAGAGATTCAGACTGTAGAAGATTAG